CGCGCACCAAGTTGCCCTAAAAATTCTGCAAGAAAACCAAGAACTTTTAGCAACCCTAGCTGGAATTCTCTTAGAACGTGAGACTTTAGAAGGAGAACAGCTGCGATCGATAAATTATTACCCCAGGAAATTACTTTGATTCATGGTCCTGGTTGTCCTGTTTGCGTTACCTCGGTAGATTTAATCGATAAAGCGATCGCAATTGCCGCGCTCTCAGAAGTTACGTTTTGCTCGTTTGGCGATATGCTGCGCGTACCTGGGAGTAACAGTAAAGATTTACTCTCGGTCAAAGCCTCGGGAGGAGATGTTAGAGTCGTTTATTCCCCCCTCGATGCTTTAAAGATCGCACTTCAAAACCCAGAACGACAAGTTGTGTTTTTTGCCGTAGGATTTGAAACTACGGTTCCGACAACGGCAATGGCGGTATATCAAGCTAAGCAGATGAAATTGGACAACTTTTTTTTACTGGTAGCTCACGTATTGGTACCGCCAGCAATGGAAATGATTTTAGCATCGCCCAATAACCGTGTTAGAGGATTTTTAGCGGCTGGTCATGTCTGCACGATAACGGGATATGAAGCATATTATCCTATAGCCAGGAAATATGGCGTACCAATTGTAGTTACTGGATTCGAGCCTGTAGATCTTCTTCAGGGAATTTATATGTGCGTCAGGCAACTAGAAGCAGGAAGTATGGAAGTTGAAAATCAGTACAGTCGTTCTGTTAGACTTCAAGGTAATAGAGCGGCACGGAAATTAGTTGCCCAAATATTTGAAACTGTTCCTCAGCAGTGGCGTGGCATGGGAACTATTGCTAATAGCGGTTTGAGACTGCGAGATGAATACGGTCAATTTGATGCCTTAGAAAATTTCCAGCTTGAAAATTCAACTACCAAGGAATCATCAAACTGTATTAGCGGCTCGATTTTGCAAGGCACAACAAAACCCCATCAGTGTCAAGCTTTTGGTACTAGCTGTACTCCAGAACACCCTTTAGGCGCGCCAATGGTATCTTCTGAAGGTGCTTGTGCTGCTTATTATCGTTATCGGCAATTAGTCAGTAATTAGTAGGTGGTGAATTATGATTTTAGTCTTTAAGTTTGTAGCGATCGCCAAGTAGAGCTACAGATTTCTTCAAAAGTAGTGCGAGAATGGCAAAAAGCTATCTGCTTCGCTCTTAGTTGCGATCTGCATTATCCAATCGCTTTTACAAAAATATCTTTTTTATCTATCTAAAACATCGTAGCGATTTAGCTGACGAACAATGGAAAGTAATCAAAACTCGGATGTGAGTCTATAGATTGTATCAATAGATTGTATCAATCTTCAAATGTCGATCTTCTTTCTTCAAAAGCAGCGATCGCCGTATGTAAAGTAGGGTAAATATGTTCGGCTGAATTATTTTTAAGAAACTTGGCTCGTTTGAGTTCCAGATATAAATCCTGTTTAACTCGCGTCATTACAAAAACTATGTTTTTCGCAGCTAGTTCATTTCTCAGTTCCGATAGCATATCGATAGCAGTGATATCGATTTCTACATTGGCTTCCATGTTCAGCACGAACCATTCAACGGGATGTAGTTCTGCTTCAATAGCTTCGAGCGATCGCCGTTTGAAGTTCTCGGCATTGGCAAAACACAAAGGCGCATCGTAACGATAAATTACCAAACCAGGTACTGTCTTCGCTCCTTCCCAATCGTCGATATCGTGAAATCCTGCCAAACTGGGAACCGTACCTAAAACCGCATCGTGGGGACGGGCAACTCTAGAAAATAACTCAATTACCGACAAACTAACCGCAATCCCCACACCAACTAAAATATCAGTTATCAATACTGCTAGCGTCGTAGCGATCGCTAAAATAAACTCACTACGGCGGAATTTATATAGCCTGATAAATTCTTCAACTTCAATTAATTTGGTAGCAGCATAGATAACGATTGCACCCAAAGCAGCATTGGGAAACAGTGCCAGTATCGGACGCAGAAACAATAGCACCAAAATTACTGCCACCATTGCCACCAGAGAAAATAGCTGACTTTTACTCCCCAAAGAATCGCCAATGACGGTACGACTACCGCTACTACTGATAGGAAACCCCTGCATCAAGCCGTTACCAAAATTAGCCACCCCCAAAGCCAAGAGTTCTTGATTGGCATCGATTTTATAGTTATTGCGATTGGCAAAAGCTCTAGCCGTCAGTACGTTATCGGAATAACCGACGATGGATATGCCTATGGCAGAAGCAACTAGAGTACCCAGATCGTTTAACGATACTTGAGGAATAGCAAAGCCAGGCAAACCCGCAGGTATTTCTCCTACGATTGCCACACCGCGAGTATCGAGTTTGAAAATAGCTACTGCTATTGTGGACAGTAAAACAGCGATTAAAGGTATGGGTGCATTAGGAAAGCGACGCTGAAAGCCAAACAAAAATACCAAAACCAAGATGCTTAAAATTAGCGTGGGAGAATGAGCTTGCTGTAGCTTACCGATAAATTCGCCAACCTGACTGAAAAAAGCGTCGGTTTCGATTTCAATTTTGCCAATCTTGCCTAGTTGTCCCCCTATCATAATTAGGGCAATGCCAGCCATATAACCAATTAAAACGGGTTTGGAGAGTAAATCGGCTAAAAAACCCAATCTGGCAAAATAGCTAACAATACAGATAACGCCCATAATTATTGCTAGTAAAGCAGCAAGGCTAATGTAGGTTTCGCTTCTAGCTGCGGCTAAAGGTGCTATTGCTACGGCTGTCATCACGGCGGTACTAGATTCGGGACCGATAGAAAGCTGTGGCGAAGAGCCAAATACTGCATAAATAACCATCGGCGGTAAAATCGCCCATAACCCTGCTACTGGTTCGACTCCTGCTAATTCTCCATATGCCATACATTGCGGTATTAAATAAGCTGCCACCGTCAAACCCGCTAATACATCGCCCCGCAACCATTCCCGACGATAAGAAAGCAATTGTTTTAAACTCGGTAGCGCAACAGCATTCAATCTACGGGACTGGGCTTTGGTCATGGGGCGATCGCTGGTTGTTCAATCAATAAAATGTATCATAGCTTACCAAAGCTCATTAATTTTGGTTTTAAGACAATTACTTGAAGTTGGCGCGGCATAAACTAAGCTAATAACTAAGAACGCCATTGGCTGTAATGATTTGAGAAATTTCCCCTATCTTTTTCGCTTAACAAAGTCCCAGAAGTTGCATTTAAAAGACCGCTAACCAAATCTAATTTGTTCTCCTGTTAACTTTGGTATTCCAACTGCTAACAGAGATTCTAAAGCCTCACGAATACGTTGGGCATCGGGGGGACAGCCAGGAAGATAGAGATCTACGGTTACTACCGTATGGACTGGCTGCACTTGGTCTAACAAAGTTGGAACTATTTCTGGTTCGTGGGGTATTTGGTTCTGAATGTCGGCAGCTTCCTGGTAGCAACGCTGAAGTACAGACTCAGTATCGCCAACCAGATTTCGCATTGCAGTAACATTACCAGTAACCGCACAGTCGCCGAAAGAAACTAAAATTTTAGAGCGATCGCGCACGCTTTTTATCAGTTCTAAATTATCCTCGTTAGCTACCGCACCTTCTACTAAGACTAGATCGACCCCTTCGGGATATTCTTTGACATCGGCAAAAGGACTATAAACCAAATCTACTCTAGCAGCTAGCTCGAACAGCCATTCATCTAAATCTAAAAAAGACATGTGACAGCCAGAACAGCTGCCAAGCCATACGGTTGCGAGTTTTAATTTGTTCATTGTCAATGGTTAGTGATTAACAGGCAAGTTGAAAACCAGAGAGAAGTTGTTTGAACTCCAGATTTTTGACAGCTACTTCGTGCCATTCTTTGACTACTGTCATTGGTTTCGGTAATGGTAGCGATCGCAGGTGCGGTCGTTAAATGGGCGATAATTAAAAATAGAATTAGAGTAGCGATCGCCAAAGTAATTCCCCATTCAAGATCCTGTAAGATATGACGCAACATTTGGTTTATCTCCCAAATCGAAATTATCGACTAATCACTAACTACTAACTTTGAACCAGCCATTCTCCTTTCTTCCTCGCAGTAGTAATAAACTCCAGCTTGGTTCTTTCTTTGGTCATTTCTCCTACCGTCGAACCTCTAGCAAAAATTGCTCCCGTCGGACAAGCCATAAGACATTTACCGCAGGAGGTGCAGCTGTCGGCACTACCCCAAGGACGATCTAAATCGGTAATTACATTAGAATTATGTCCCCTACCTGCCATATCCCAGGTGTGTGCGCCCTCTATTTCATCGCAGACTCTAATGCAGCGCGTACACAACACACAGCGATTGCGATCGATACCAAAGCGAGCGTGGGATAAATCTACGCTACGCTGGGGAAACTGATAGGCTAAACTAACGTGTTCCATACCCATTTCTACCGCCAAATCTTGTAACTCGCAGTTGCCGTTAGCCACACAGACGGCACAGATATGATTGCCTTCGGCAAACAGCAGTTCGATAATAGTGCGACGGTACTTTTGCAAACGTTCGGTGTTAGTCTGAATCTCCATCCCTTCAGCTACTTTGGTAACGCAAGCAGGTTGAAGCTTGTTGCTACCAGCAATTTCCACCAGGCACAAGCGACAGGCACCAACTTCCGATACTCCTTCTAAATAACAGAGAGTAGGAATGTGAATACCCGCATCCCTCGCAGCCTCTAAAATAGTTTCAGATTCTCTAGCACTAACAAGGCGATCGTTAATAGTTAAGGTTTTGACTGCCACTGTAACTAAGGTTTGTCTTTTGTTTTGTAACTATTGATAGACCAACAATTTGAGAAAGTTGTGAAGCTTTTAGGCAATAACTAACTGAATTTTGCCCGCTCGATGGACGATTGAAAAAATTCCCAGTATTTATCCGTACCGAACCACCACCCCGCGCTTATTTTTGCAGGGATAGTATAACCATCAAAAGTTTTTTCTTCTCTTGTTTCTCCCCCAAAGGTAATATATTGCCAATTACTATCTTCGGTTTTGTCTCCCCAACGTGGCAAAGATAACTTGAGTAAACTGCCATCAGAAGCAATAGTCAACGTTAAGTTTATAGGCTCGTTATCGATCTTGAAATTAGCTTGAATAATATTATCGGCGATCGCCTGCCAAGCTACATTATGCTGTGGTAACAATGCCGACGGTAGCCAAATATACTCTGCCCCCATTCTTCCTACGGCAGAGCGATCGATATTTTTATTTTGGGCATTGACTAACGGCAGCAAACCCCACAAAAAAAATCTCATTCTGCCTTTACTTTGACTGTAGTAATCCGCACCGCTAAAGCTCATGCTTGCTTTGCCTATACTTGCCTTCCAAACGAAACCAGGAGGAGTAGTAGAAATAATTTGTGAAGCATTCATTGGTAGCCAGTCTGCATCTGGTTTGAGGCAAAAACTACCACTCATTTCTAGTTCTACACAAGCAGCTATAGGCGTTCCAGGTGCGATCGCGTGTAAGAAATATCTTCGTACTGGTTCATCTAAGTCTGCAACCATGTCTGGAGTAAAGACTGCATTTGTAGGCTGAGACTTAAGAGAACGCCAGATTTTATTAACCGAGCGATTGTATTTAACGCTAATTACTAAGAAAATCGAACATCCAACAATAGCAATTGCAACAATAACTAATATAATTTTCATATAGAGTCACAAATTACAAACCACTAACGACTAACCTTCACAACATCCTCAAAATATTTTACTAAACCTGTAAATGTAAGCTTCAAATCACTACGTAAAAATTTTGGAGGTTAACTATGACAATAAAAAGAAGAAAAGAAAACCGAAGTCAAAGACAAAAAATACTTTCACTCTGAATTTCATTACGGTAAGTTTGAGAGGGTTATTCCACTGCCTATGACTATTAAAACCGATGAAATTAAATCAAACTTTAAAAAAGGTGTTTTAACTCTTACTTTACCCAAAGTAAAAGATGCACCGAAAAAATCGGTGAAAGTCAATCTAAATAATAGTCATTAGTTGGTAGTTGGTGGTTATAACTATCAGTGTCCCGAAGTATGCAATATATACTGTGCTACAGCCAATCCTGTAGAAGTAATTGTGGCTGAAAATCAACAAGGACGAGGAATTATGGGGGTAATCGATGGCTTTGCTCCCAAAGGCGTAGAAGGGAAACAAGATATCCAAACCCGTCACAGTTTATTGCGTCAGATTGGATACGAGTTATAAGCCTTGTTCGGCAGGAGATATCCATTATGACTGATGCGAAAGAAATTCTTAAAGAAATGTGCCAGAGATATCAGGATGCAGTTAACGCTAACGATTCCCAGATATATCGCCAGCTATTTGCTACAGACGCGATTAGAATTCCTCCAGGAGCTATGCCAGAACATGGTGTAGATGAGATTGCCAAAAGCGAGCAAAAGGACTATGACGTTGCTAAATGGACTGTCAAAGTGACACCTGTTGATGCCCTAATGATTGGCGAGAAATGGGTTTACGGAATTGCTCATGGTGATGTTCGTACTGTTGCTCGCGCTGATGGTGCGACAAAATCATTCCAAACCACTAAGACCTGGCTTTTTCACCAAGAAGACTCAGGAAAATGGTCGATTGTAAGACAGATCTGGAATCTCAAATAATTTACCAGAGGTAGAAAATGATGAATGTAGTTCGTCATACAAATGCGGGTAAGCTATCGAGACTTAGATTCCTCTTGGAAGAGACTAATCCATAAATAATTATGAAACAAGGTTTGAGTTTGAAGATTCAGGGGGCAGTTCAAGGTGTGGGGTTTCGCCCCTTTATCTATCGGTTGGCAACAGAACTAAGATTGACGGGATGGGTGAATAACTCTTCTGAAGGAGTAGCTGTAGAAATTGAAGGAGAACGATCGCAGCTTAAAACATTTTTAGCTCGTCTCAAATCTCAATCACCTCCCCTATCTAATATTCAAAATGTAGTTAGTTCTCAGCATACTCCTATCGGCTATCAAGAATTTACCATTAAATCTAGTTCGATGGGAGCAAAAACAGCCTCGATCTTGCCCGATCTTGCTACCTGTGCTGAATGTCGGCAAGAAATTTTCGACCCTACTAATTATCGCTATCGCTATCCTTTTATTAACTGTACTAACTGCGGTTCTCGTTTTAGCATTATTAGAGCCTTGCCTTACGATCGCTCTAATACGACAATGCAGCAGTTTGCAATGTGCGATCGCTGTTTGGCAGAATATCAAAATCCTTCAAACCGCCGTTTTCATGCCCAACCTAATGCCTGTCCTGAATGTGGACCTCATTTAGAACTATGGGATAGACAGGGTAACACATTAGCAACCCATCATGAAGCATTACTAGCTACTGCCGAAGCTATTCGCCAGGGGAAAATTATGGCTATTAAAGGATTAGGCGGATTTCATTTAGTAGTCGATGCAGCTAATGAAACAGCAGTTCAAAAATTGCGCGATCGCAAGCATCGTCCCTACAAACCTTTGGCGTTGATGTATCCCAATCTGGAACGGATTAAAACAGACTGTCATGTATCTTTTTTAGAAGAAAAGTTACTTTTATCTCCTAAAGCTCCCATCGTTTTATTAAAAAAACACAATTATGCTTGCGAATGGGTTGCACCTCATAACTCTTATTTGGGAGTGATGTTGCCCTATACTCCTCTACATCATTTATTAATGAACGAACTCGACTTTCCTATCGTGGCAACCAGCGGTAACTTTAGTGGCGAACCAATTTGTATCGATAATCGAGAAGCATTAATTAAATTAGAGCGAATTGCCGACTTGTTTTTAGTTCACAATCGCCCTATCGTTCGTCCCGTTGATGATTCAATCGTGCGAGTAGTAGGGGGTAGAGAACAAATCCTCAGACGCGCAAGAGGTTATGCACCTTTGCCAATATTTCCTTCCCCAATCTCGATCGATGTAGAGCAAAACAAACAATTGCTTGCCGTAGGAGGATATCTAAAAAATGCGATCGCTTTTACCAAAGATAATCGGCTATTTCTCAGTCAATACATCGGCGACTTAGAGACATTGGCTACTTACGAGCGATTTCAACAGACGATAAATGACTTTCAAAGCCTATACGAATTAAAACCAACTCAAGTTATTTGCGATCGCCATCCTCATTATCTTTCTACTAACTATGCCCAGAAACTAAATATTCCTGTATCCTCGGTACAACACCATTATGCTCATGTTCTTTCCTGCATGGTAGATAATGGCTTAGATTTAAACGAACCCGTATTGGGGGTGGCTTGGGACGGTACGGGATATGGCTTAGACGGTACGATTTGGGGAGGAGAGTTTTTAAGCATTACCGATACTGGTTTTAAAAGAGTGGCTTGTTTGCGAACCTTTCGCCTACCTGGAGGGGAACGGGCAATTAAAGAACCAACCAGAATTGCGATCGCTTTGCTCTACGAAATTTTTGGCGATTTTTTATTTACCAATACTAATTGCTTTAATTATTTACCTTGGTTTAAAGCATTGACCGAGGGAGAATTGAAGAACTTTCGCACTGTGCTAGATAAAAATATCAATGTACCGATAACTTCTAGTATGGGACGTTTGTTCGACGGCATGGCTGCGATTTTGTCAATTTGTCAGCAAGTTAGCTACGAAGGACAAGCAGCGATAGAATTAGAATCGGCGATCGCCGATTTAAATACTGAAGAGACTTATAGTTTTGAATTAATTCAACCTGCCAAACCTACTAGCGATTGCTCGATAATTATTGACTGGAAACCAATTGTCCGAGGAATTTTGATTGACGTTGCCAACAAGAGAGCAAAATCTAAAATATCTGCTAAGTTTCACAACACCTTAGTTGAAATGATAATTGCTGTTGCCAAACAAGTTAAGCAAAAACAGATATTACTTACGGGTGGTTGTTGGCAAAATAAATATTTAACCGAAAGAGCGATCGCTAGATTGAAGCAAGAAGATTTTATTCCGTACTGGCATCACGGTATTCCTTGTAACGATGGTGGTATTGCTGTCGGTCAAATAGCTGCCTCACTAAGACGATAATTTCGAGCCTTAATTCACTAAAGCTAGATAATCTTAAAGATCTCACAAGCATTTTCCTCGTATGCTAACTATTAACTATCAACCTTCAAAATCATCACAATTTCTTCAAGCTAATTACTTATCTTAAGATTGAGAGCGATATATCTAGAGGTATGACATGGTTGCCACAGTTGACTATTCTATCGATGAAATCAAACAAGAAGCCCGTCAACTAGTAGAACGAGGAATTATCGATCGCCACCAGCCAATCTGCATTCTTTGTGAATTTATTCCTCCCAGAGAATGGATTTGTGCCGAATGTGAACTAGAAAGAAACGATTATTTGTTGCGCGATCGCATTTGCGATTTGTTGTGCCAAGAAGAGTGGCAAGAAGATTGAAAATCGGTAGAGAGAGGACTTTATGTGTTTGGCGGTACCTGGCAAAATTATTTCTATCGACGATAGCGATGCCACTTTGAGAATGGGCAGAGTTAGCTTTGGGGGAATTATCAAACAAGTTAGCCTCGCCTATGTCCCTGAAGCTAAAGTTGGCGATTATGCGATCGTTCATGCTGGTTTTGCTTTGAGTATTCTCGATCGCCAAGCGGCAGAAGAAACCCTAAACTACATTCGGCAACTAAGCACTAATAATTAGTTGCGATCGCAACTTCCTCAAGTTTTTGGTTTAGTTTTAAGTTTATTGATATCTGGCTAGTGCCATCTTTGAAAATGGTTAAACCAGGAGAAGATTATGTTTGAGAAAATTTTGGTTGCTTTGGATCGTTCGTCAGAAGCGACGGCAGTTTTTGAGTTTGCTTTATCTGTAGCCCAACCACAAACTAGTCAGATGTTGCTAGTGCATTTTATCGATTGGGAGATGCAGGAAATATCTCCTTGGGTTGGTTTGGGAACTCTATATGACATTGACGTTGCTGGCGAGCGATATGAATGGAGTCACCAACGTCTACAAAAAGAAATAGAACAGTGTAAGAGTTGGCTAGAAAGTTATACGCAAAAAGCAAGCTCTCTGGAAATTGACTGTAAAGCTGAATGCCAAGTAGGTAATTGCAATATTGGTATTGTCAATCGCGCTAAAGAGTGGGGTGCAGATTTAATTGTTATCGGTCGCAGGGGTCATAAAAATATCTCGGAAATACTTTTAGGTAGCGTCAGCAACTATGTAATTCATCATGCTTCCTGTACGGTTTTAGTGGTTCAGGGAACTAAAGCATCGGAAACAGATGAAGTAAATCGAACTACGGAAGTTATTAGTTAGCAGGAGAAATAATAATGACTAGAATCAATCCGATAAACTATCGAGAAAAAATCATCGCTTTGTGGACGGTGTTTCTGTTGGGAACTCTGTTTCATACTCAGTTAGCCTTAATGCCCTTGTTTCATGGGATCGACGTAGCGATTGTGGGACACCATCACCAGCAAACAGCAACTATGGCAGAAATCGCACCTATTTTATGGGGAATGCTAATCTTTTTTGTCTTGCCCATTATCGCAATTGTGGCTACGGCATTTTATGAATCGAAATCTTATCGAAAGCTCCATTTTGGTTTGACGATAGTTTATACGGTTTTAAATTTCTTTCATGCGATCGCCGATTTATTGGTTATACCTGTTGCCTGGTATCAGATTGCTCTAATGGTGCTGTTGTTGGCAATCGGCATCTTACTAAATCTAGTTGCCTATCAATGGTTGCGAATTGCTTCTGGTCGTCTTCCCCAATACCATCAAATCAAAGCTAATTAAATGTCATATTCTATTCATTTATTATTCCTAGAGAAATCCTCACGGCTTCTTCAAACTATTAGCTTATGTTGAAAATAAAGCAGCATAGCCAATTCAACTAAGGAAGGTGAGTCTCATGGTCAACACTCACAAAAATTCTCTCAAGTCGAATCACAAACACCTCAAACGCAAAGTTCGATTGAGACAGCAAATGGATTGGGGAACTCCTCAAGTACCCCTACGTAAAGTAAAACAGCAACAACAGCACGAACTACTAAGCGACTGGGAACATGCTTCTTAGAAATTATTAACCCTAACTGAGATAGATACCCAGAGAACGTGCAGTTTGTACTAAAAAACTATTGGGATTTACAGGACTGGGACATTTACCAAGCCGATGAGCTTCTTTTATATGGGTTACTACTATATCCAGCGAGCAACTTTGTACTTCGCCATTTTGCCATACTACAAGTTGGTTATAGTTTTCCTCTGCAATTAAATCTACAGCTTTTTTAGCAAAACTAGCAGCTAGCAGGCGATCGTAAGATGAAGGCGTACCACTGCGTTGAACATGACCCAAAACCGTGCCTCGCGTTTCAATTCGAGCTAAATCACAAAATTCAGGCTTGCCTGTCAAACAAAGTTTATGACTAGTTGTGTCAATTTGTCGGGCTAAATAATCGCTAATATATTTCTCTTTTTGTCCCGCTTCATTTTTGACTCCCTCTGCAACGACAATAAGGGCAAACTTGCGTCCTTCCCTCCGTAGCTTAGCAATGCGAATACAAATATCATTAACTAAAGTAGCGTCGATTTTGGGTGTGAGTTCGGGAATTAAAATAATGTCAGCACCACCAGCAATACCAGAACGCAGGGCTAAATGACCCGCATTGCGTCCCATAACTTGAACTATCATAGTGCGATCGTGACTGGCAGCAGTAAAGGTAAGATCGTAGAGGGCAGAAGTTACTTTATCTACTGCCGTATCGAATCCAATCGATCTATCGGTAAAGGGTACGTCGTTATCGATAGTTTTGGGAATGGCAATGATGTTCCATTGTCCCTGCTGCGCCAGATCGTAGATAATATCCAGACTGCCATCTCCTCCTACAGCTATTAAAGCATCGAGTTGTAAATCTCGATAACCTTGTATAATAGTTTGGGCGATCGCCATATCGTCAGAATTGCCTTTACTTAAAGAGCCTAAGATACTGCCACTGAGAAATTGTAAAATATCTATTCCATGTAGAAATCCTGGCAAATCATAACCGTGTTCTTTTAGTATCAAATCGTCAGAGTGGCATTTTCCCCGTTTTAGTCTCAAAAAACCATCGGTACCATAGGGAATGCCATATACTTCCCATCCTTTCTGACTGGCACATTTGACCGCCGCCCGAATAATAGCATTTAAGCCAGGACAGTCACCTCCACTAGTAAGAATTCCGATTTTTTTATTCATATTAATTTGGTTGACTTGAATTGGCTAAGCCCTAACTACTACTTGCCACGAGCAAAGTCGAAAGGCTACTAACTACTAACCAAACCCCAATGTGGCTGATAAGTTTGTATCGCTTTAAGATATTGCACTCGTTCAAAAATACTAGGATCGGAGCAATTAATTTGACTCATACTGCCCTGTAACTGAGCAACAGAATTATATTCTTTAGCTTCCAACCATTCAACCAGATCGCGTTCGATTTTTTGTAGCTGTTCGATGCCATGACTTAAAAGTACGCTGACTAACATCGTGACATTGGCACCAACCATCAGCATTTTAATTACGTCATGAGCGGTACGAATGCCACTAGTAGCAGCAAAGTCTACAGGAACAGCACCGTAAAGAATGGCAATCCAGCGCATTGGCAGACGCATTTCTCTAGAAGTGCTGAGTAGCAAGTTAGGTTCTATTTCTAAGGTTTCTAGATCGAGATCGGGTTGATAAAAACGATTGAATAATACTAAAGCATCTGCGCCAGCATCGCTCAAGCGTTTTGCCATGTTTGCTATATTGCTGAAAAAAGGACTTAGCTTGACGGCTACAGGAAGATTGACTGCTGAAGTGACAGTACGAACAATATCGATATAGGTTTGCTCTACTCGATCGCCCGTCACGGAGATATCTGTAGGAACATAATAAATATTTAGTTCCAAGGCATCAGCACCCGCTCGTTCGACTCTTTTGGCATAATCACCCCAGCTACCAATGCTAGAACTGTTAAGACTGGCAATAATGGGAATATCTACCATTTCTTTTGCTCTACAGATATGGTCGAGGTAAGCTTCCGAACCAACATGAAAGATTTCCCGTTCGGGAAAATAGGAAGTAGCTTCGGGATAACTTTCCGTACCGTGAGTGAGATGATGATATAGCGTGTAGCGTTCTTCGAGTAACTGTTCTTCAAATAAAGAATGCAATACTATTGCGGCGGCACCAGCATCCTCTATCCGTTTGATGTTATCTAGCTCTTCGGTTAGAGGCGCGGCAGCACCTACTACTAAAGGCGATCGCAGTTTCAATCCTAGATAGGTTGTAGTTATATCTACCATCTTTTTGTCTCCTCGGTTTGTTTTGTAGACTAGATCAATTATTTGAGAATGTTGTGAAGAGACTTGAAGCTATTGGTTAGAGAGATTTTTTATAATAAAAGTAAGGATGCCATCCTATTTTGCTGGAGGGCGAAATGAAAACTAATAATCTACTTTTTATTGCTAATTTATTTGAATCTCTAACAATCGCTACTGCCTTGATTTTGCCAGGCGCGATCGCAACTGCTAAAGCTCAGGACAATATGCCAGCAGCAGGTGCAACTTTGACTTTAGAAACGCAAAACCTCATGCTCGATCGACAAAACTTATCTATTAATGGCTTGTTTACGCCAACAGCCGCTCAAAGATTCTATGAAGCAGGAAGAGAAGATTTTGAACGAGAAACGAAGTTTTTAACCGACTCCGAACGCTATTTTAGTGAAGATATACTGCAAATTGACACAGAATCGCTCCAACAGATCTGGAACAATAAGCCCTTCCCAGAATTAAAACCTAACAACTAACAACTAACAACTAATCTTTTTGGTTGCTTCATTAATCATCAATGGTAGTAATGCACCAAGAGCAATAACCAGATAATCCAGTCTAGCGACCGCCGTTATCTTGAGTAAATTACCCAGACTGGGAAGC
This region of Myxosarcina sp. GI1 genomic DNA includes:
- a CDS encoding DUF6544 family protein, translated to MKIILVIVAIAIVGCSIFLVISVKYNRSVNKIWRSLKSQPTNAVFTPDMVADLDEPVRRYFLHAIAPGTPIAACVELEMSGSFCLKPDADWLPMNASQIISTTPPGFVWKASIGKASMSFSGADYYSQSKGRMRFFLWGLLPLVNAQNKNIDRSAVGRMGAEYIWLPSALLPQHNVAWQAIADNIIQANFKIDNEPINLTLTIASDGSLLKLSLPRWGDKTEDSNWQYITFGGETREEKTFDGYTIPAKISAGWWFGTDKYWEFFQSSIERAKFS
- the hoxU gene encoding bidirectional hydrogenase complex protein HoxU, producing the protein MAVKTLTINDRLVSARESETILEAARDAGIHIPTLCYLEGVSEVGACRLCLVEIAGSNKLQPACVTKVAEGMEIQTNTERLQKYRRTIIELLFAEGNHICAVCVANGNCELQDLAVEMGMEHVSLAYQFPQRSVDLSHARFGIDRNRCVLCTRCIRVCDEIEGAHTWDMAGRGHNSNVITDLDRPWGSADSCTSCGKCLMACPTGAIFARGSTVGEMTKERTKLEFITTARKKGEWLVQS
- a CDS encoding solute carrier family 26 protein, whose product is MTKAQSRRLNAVALPSLKQLLSYRREWLRGDVLAGLTVAAYLIPQCMAYGELAGVEPVAGLWAILPPMVIYAVFGSSPQLSIGPESSTAVMTAVAIAPLAAARSETYISLAALLAIIMGVICIVSYFARLGFLADLLSKPVLIGYMAGIALIMIGGQLGKIGKIEIETDAFFSQVGEFIGKLQQAHSPTLILSILVLVFLFGFQRRFPNAPIPLIAVLLSTIAVAIFKLDTRGVAIVGEIPAGLPGFAIPQVSLNDLGTLVASAIGISIVGYSDNVLTARAFANRNNYKIDANQELLALGVANFGNGLMQGFPISSSGSRTVIGDSLGSKSQLFSLVAMVAVILVLLFLRPILALFPNAALGAIVIYAATKLIEVEEFIRLYKFRRSEFILAIATTLAVLITDILVGVGIAVSLSVIELFSRVARPHDAVLGTVPSLAGFHDIDDWEGAKTVPGLVIYRYDAPLCFANAENFKRRSLEAIEAELHPVEWFVLNMEANVEIDITAIDMLSELRNELAAKNIVFVMTRVKQDLYLELKRAKFLKNNSAEHIYPTLHTAIAAFEERRSTFED
- a CDS encoding DUF4440 domain-containing protein, coding for MTDAKEILKEMCQRYQDAVNANDSQIYRQLFATDAIRIPPGAMPEHGVDEIAKSEQKDYDVAKWTVKVTPVDALMIGEKWVYGIAHGDVRTVARADGATKSFQTTKTWLFHQEDSGKWSIVRQIWNLK
- a CDS encoding oxidoreductase, whose product is MNKLKLATVWLGSCSGCHMSFLDLDEWLFELAARVDLVYSPFADVKEYPEGVDLVLVEGAVANEDNLELIKSVRDRSKILVSFGDCAVTGNVTAMRNLVGDTESVLQRCYQEAADIQNQIPHEPEIVPTLLDQVQPVHTVVTVDLYLPGCPPDAQRIREALESLLAVGIPKLTGEQIRFG